A part of Paenibacillus sp. sptzw28 genomic DNA contains:
- the rsmG gene encoding 16S rRNA (guanine(527)-N(7))-methyltransferase RsmG has product MDQTEEWFVRLLEAKGVSCSPGQLQQFNSYYRLLVEWNEKMNLTGITEREAVYEKHFYDSASLSFFVDMKAIRSIADIGSGAGFPSIPLKICFPHLKVTIVDSLNKRIQFLQVVIKELGLTEFTCVHGRAEDVARIPGHRDTYDMVTARAVAKLSALNELCLPFTRKGGIFAAMKGADPGTELNEAQRSINALKAKLRSTHHLKLPFEQADRNIILIEKCDVTPQQYPRKAGIPLKEPII; this is encoded by the coding sequence ATGGATCAAACAGAAGAGTGGTTCGTAAGATTGCTGGAGGCAAAGGGTGTTTCTTGCTCACCCGGTCAATTGCAGCAGTTCAACTCATACTATCGGCTTCTTGTCGAATGGAATGAGAAAATGAATCTGACAGGTATCACGGAGAGGGAAGCGGTGTACGAGAAACATTTCTATGACTCCGCTTCACTTTCTTTCTTCGTGGATATGAAAGCAATTCGCAGTATCGCCGATATTGGTTCTGGAGCCGGATTTCCAAGCATCCCCTTAAAAATTTGTTTTCCGCACTTGAAGGTGACAATTGTAGATTCATTAAATAAACGCATTCAGTTTTTACAGGTTGTCATTAAAGAGCTGGGCTTAACGGAATTCACCTGTGTGCACGGACGAGCGGAGGATGTAGCGCGTATTCCGGGGCATCGCGATACATACGACATGGTAACTGCCCGCGCTGTTGCAAAGTTAAGTGCGCTTAATGAACTATGCTTGCCGTTTACGCGCAAAGGTGGAATTTTCGCTGCAATGAAAGGGGCCGATCCCGGGACTGAGCTGAATGAAGCGCAACGAAGCATAAACGCGCTGAAAGCAAAATTAAGATCGACCCATCATCTTAAGCTACCCTTCGAGCAAGCTGATCGTAATATTATTCTTATTGAGAAATGCGACGTCACGCCACAGCAATATCCCCGAAAAGCAGGGATACCGCTTAAAGAGCCGATTATCTAG
- the noc gene encoding nucleoid occlusion protein, with protein MKEQFSRLFGLAEQKTIHDEVKQLPLDEVDTSPYQPRTVFDDDRIDELSQTIKTHGVIQPIVVRIRNGRYEIIAGERRFRAVKKLGLETIPAVVREFNDSQAASIALIENLQREGLTAIEEALAYQKLIDLHNLTQESLAQRLGKSQSTIANKIRLLGLGEAVKNALMERKITERHARALLALESDELQSKVLEDVLSKELNVKQTEARVAFYKEVSKVSKSKRISFTKDVRLALNTIRQSIDMVSGSGLQIKTNEKDHEDYYEIVIKIPKR; from the coding sequence ATGAAAGAACAATTTTCACGATTATTCGGTTTAGCAGAACAGAAAACAATCCATGATGAAGTCAAGCAGCTGCCGCTGGATGAAGTTGATACAAGTCCTTATCAACCACGGACTGTCTTCGATGATGATCGGATTGACGAATTGAGCCAAACAATAAAGACACATGGTGTCATTCAACCGATTGTCGTTCGAATTCGTAACGGACGCTATGAAATAATAGCGGGTGAACGTCGTTTTCGAGCAGTGAAGAAGCTTGGCTTGGAAACGATACCGGCCGTGGTTCGTGAGTTCAATGACTCTCAGGCTGCTTCAATTGCATTGATTGAAAACTTGCAGCGTGAAGGTTTGACAGCAATTGAGGAAGCATTGGCTTATCAGAAACTGATTGACCTTCATAACTTGACGCAAGAGAGCTTGGCTCAAAGGCTTGGCAAAAGTCAGTCGACCATTGCCAATAAGATCCGTCTCCTTGGACTTGGCGAAGCTGTGAAGAACGCGTTAATGGAGCGGAAAATAACCGAACGGCACGCGAGAGCGCTGCTTGCTCTTGAATCTGACGAGCTGCAGTCGAAGGTGCTTGAGGATGTTCTCTCGAAAGAGTTGAATGTCAAACAAACGGAAGCAAGGGTGGCCTTCTATAAAGAAGTATCCAAAGTCAGCAAATCGAAACGGATTTCCTTTACAAAAGATGTGCGGCTAGCATTGAATACTATTCGGCAATCAATTGATATGGTATCCGGGTCGGGTCTTCAAATAAAAACAAATGAAAAAGATCATGAGGACTATTACGAGATTGTGATTAAAATCCCAAAGAGGTAA